One Acanthopagrus latus isolate v.2019 chromosome 12, fAcaLat1.1, whole genome shotgun sequence genomic region harbors:
- the LOC119030511 gene encoding BTB/POZ domain-containing protein KCTD9-like → MRRVTLFVNGTSANGKVVAVYGSLEDLLSVASSKLGVRASSVYNGNGGLIDDITLIRDDDVLYISEGESFEDPQDELSGPERSQTHTDWLTLNVGGRCFTTTRSTLVSKEPESMLAHMFREKDVWGNKQDSQGAYLIDRSPDYFEPILNYLRHGQLIINEGINPLGVLEEARFFGIEQLAEQLETLIKSTQPPDDHSPLTRKEFIRFLLATTTKSELRCQGLNFNGADLSRLDLRYINFKMANLRGANLTHANLSGANLERADLSMACLDAANLQGVKMLCTNAEGASLRGCNFEDPAGIKANLEGANLKGVDMEGSQMTGINLRVATLKNAKLKNCNLRGATLAGTDLENCDLSGCDLQEANLRGSNVKGAIFEEMLTPLHMSQSVR, encoded by the exons ATGAGAAGAGTCACTCTGTTTGTCAACGGAACCTCCGCGAATGGAAAG GTGGTGGCCGTGTACGGGTCCCTGGAGGACCTGCTGTCCGTGGCCAGCTCCAAACTGGGAGTAAGAGCCTCTAGTGTTTATAACGGGAACGGCGGCCTCATAGACGACATCACGTTAATCAG AGACGATGACGTGCTGTACATCTCAGAGGGAGAGTCGTTTGAAG ATCCTCAGGACGAGCTCAGCGGCCCTGAGAGGAGTCAGACACACACCGACTGGCTGACGCTCAACGTCGGCGGACGCTGCTTCACCACCACCAG gagCACGCTGGTCAGTAAAGAGCCTGAGAGTATGCTGGCCCACATGTTCAGAGAGAAAG ATGTGTGGGGGAACAAGCAGGACTCTCAGGGGGCGTACCTGATAGATCGCAGTCCGGACTACTTTGAACCCATTCTGAATTACCTGAGACACGGACAGCTCATCATCAATGAAGGCATCAACCCTCTGG gtgtGCTGGAGGAGGCTCGTTTCTTTGGCATCGAACAGCTCGCGGAACAGTTGGAGACCCTcatcaag TCCACTCAGCCTCCTGACGATCACTCCCCTCTGACCCGCAAGGAGTTCATCAGATTCCTGTTGGCCACGACGACCAAGTCAGAGCTGCGATGTCAG GGTCTGAACTTTAACGGTGCAGATCTGTCTCGTCTGGATCTGCGCTACATCAACTTTAAGATGGCGAACCTGAGAGGAGCCAACCTGACACACGCCAACCTGAGCGGGGCGAACCTGGAGCGAGCCGACCTGTCCATGGCCTGCCTCGAT gctgccAACCTGCAGGGTGTGAAGATGCTGTGCACCAACGCTGAAGGAGCGTCGCTGAGAGGATGTAACTTTGAAGATCCTGCTGGAATCAAAGCCAACCTGGAGG gagCCAACCTGAAAGGTGTGGACATGGAGGGCAGTCAGATGACGGGGATCAACCTGAGAGTCGCCACACTGAAAAACGCCAAACTGAAGAACTGTAACCTGAGAGGAGCCACGCTGGCAGGGACGGACCTGGag AACTGCGACCTGTCGGGATGCGACCTTCAGGAGGCGAACCTGAGAGGCTCCAACGTGAAGGGAGCCATCTTCGAGGAGATGCTGACTCCTCTGCACATGTCTCAGAGTGTGCGGTGA
- the march5l gene encoding E3 ubiquitin-protein ligase MARCHF5: protein MALAEEQPEKHCWVCFATERDDHSAEWVSPCRCKGCTKWIHQSCLQRWLDEKQKGNSGGAVSCPQCGTEYHITFPKMGPLVYFLQQVDRALSRVSPFAAVGVVVGTVYWSAVTYGAVTVMQVVGHKKGLYVMERADPLFLLMGLPTIPVVLVLGKMIRWEDYLVRLWQRYSYRGKLPLGNSRYLPRVPVDGPGSGDHLSVSRTLCGALIFPSIASLVGRLLFGRMPSNLQRTVLGGIAFVLIKGVLKVYFKQQQYIIQANRQILNYPERNGEGQPEGEEEDTEDSGNE, encoded by the exons ATGGCGCTTGCTGAGGAGCAGCCTGAGAA gcaCTGCTGGGTGTGTTTTGCCACGGAGCGAGACGACCACAGTGCAGAGTGGGTGAGCCCCTGCAGGTGTAAAGGCTGCACTAAATGGATCCATCAGTCATGTCTGCAGCGCTGGCTCGACGAGAAGCAGAAAGGAAACAGCGGAGGAGCCGTCAGCTGTCCACAATGTGGCACTGAATACCACATCACCTTTCCCAAGATGG GCCCGTTGGTGTATTTCCTCCAGCAGGTAGACAGAGCCCTGTCCCGGGTCAGTCCCTTCGCTGCTGTCGGGGTGGTGGTCGGGACTGTCTACTGGTCAGCTGTCACATACGGAGCTGTGACTGTCATGCAG GTGGTGGGACATAAGAAGGGGCTGTATGTGATGGAGCGGGCCGACCCGCTGTTCCTGCTCATGGGTCTGCCCACCATCCCGGTGGTGCTGGTCCTCGGGAAGATGATCCGCTGGGAGGATTATTTAGTGAGACTGTGGCAGAGATACTCCTACAGGGGGAAGCTCCCGCTAG GTAACAGTCGTTATCTGCCCCGGGTTCCTGTGGACGGACCCGGTTCAGGAGATCACCTCTCTGTGTCCAGGACTCTGTGTGGAGCTCTCATCTTTCCCTCCATCGCCAGTCTGGTGGGACGGCTTCTGTTCGGACGGATGCCCTCCAATCTTCAGCGCACCGTTCTG gGTGGCATCGCCTTCGTGCTGATCAAAGGAGTGCTGAAGGTCtatttcaaacagcagcagtacaTCATTCAGGCCAACCGGCAAATCCTCAACTACCCGGAGAGAAACGGAGAGGGACAGcctgaaggagaagaggaggacacagaggacagtGGGAACGAATAG